A DNA window from Hordeum vulgare subsp. vulgare chromosome 1H, MorexV3_pseudomolecules_assembly, whole genome shotgun sequence contains the following coding sequences:
- the LOC123446135 gene encoding 60S acidic ribosomal protein P2B-like, which translates to MKMIAAYLLAYLGGNSSPTAGDIKNILESVGAEADEEKLKFLLAELKGKDITEVIAAGREKFAAVPSGGGAIAVGAPAAAAGGAAAPAAESKKEEKVEEKEESDDDMGFSLFD; encoded by the exons ATGAAGATGATCGCTGCCTACCTGCTCGCCTACCTGGGTGGGAACTCTTCCCCGACTGCCGGTGACATCAAGAACATCCTGGAATCAG TTGGGGCTGAGGCTGATGAAGAAAAACTTAAGTTCCTTCTTGCTGAACTCAAGGGTAAGGACATCACAGAAGTGATTGCAGCTGGAAGGGAGAAGTTTGCCGCTGTGCCTTCAGGTGGGGGTGCCATTGCTGTGGGAGCTccagctgctgcagctggtggtgcCGCAGCACCTGCTGCTGAgtcaaagaaggaggagaaggttgaAGAGAAGGAAGAATCTGATGAC GACATGGGTTTCAGTCTATTTGACTAA